The Deinococcus puniceus genome segment CGCCGCGATCTCGGCTGCGGAGGCGTTCAGCTCCTCTAGGGCAGCCCGCACATGCTCACCCGCCGCGTCCCGGTCACGGATGGGGGCCACGGCGCGGCGCAAGTCCCGCCAAGCCCGCCGTACTTTCTTGGGCGCGTCAGATAAGGCCAGTTCTGCGGCCACCTTGCGCGTCAGTTTGCGGGCCTCGTGAATGGCTTTGGGATCGCCGTCCTGCACGGCGGGCAGCAACTTGCTCAGGCGTTCGCCGGGTGTTTTTTTGGTGCCGGACTTCTTGCGTTGTTGTTCTGGCAGTTGGTCTGAGGGTGCGGCCATCTGAAGTCGGTCTCCTCTGGCTCCCCGGTGAGGACAGGTGGTGCAGGGGAAGGCCAGTCTCAGCCTACTGTCTGGTCAGCACCCCGCACAGGGCCGGAAGTGTTGTTTCAGGGGTTGATGAATCTAGCTATCTCAGCTTCAGCGTCAAGGCGTTTGGCCTGTGAGAGCGGCATTCCGCGCCACATGCTCCTTAAAAATAGAGACGAAATCGGGCCGCTGCTGGGGCGTCAGATGCCGCTCTGGGTTCCAGAGTTCGGCGGCAGAAAAGGCACGGGGGCAGTGCATAAACGCCTCACGCACGGCGATGGAAATGACCAAGCGGGGCAATTTGCCTGACACCTCAAAGCGCCCCAGCAACTCGGGATCGGTGCTGAGGCGGGCGCGGCCATTGACCCGCACCACTTCATTCACGCCGGGAAGCAGGAAAATCAGCCCCACTTCCGGGTTTTCCACGATATTTCGCAGGCTGTCGAGGCGGTTGTTGCCGGGGCGGTCAGGCAGCAGCAGGGTGTATGGGTCGGGCACTTGCAGCGTTCCGGCGGGGTCGCCGCGCGGCGAGCAATCGAGGTGGCCCGCCGCACTAGCCGTCGCCAGAAAACACAGCGGAGACAGGGCCAAACTGTCGCGCAGCCCGTCATCTATGTGGTCTATCACCTTCAGGGAAACGCTGGCATTGGGGGCCGGATACAGGCTTTCTAGGGCGCTGATACTCAGAACGGCGTGGGGGTCGGCGGGTACAGTCATGGGAACCTCGGCGGGGGAGAAGGTGAAAGCGGCGTTCATCTTCACTGTAGTTCAAGCACCGGAGTTCAACGGGCCAGCGGCTCAATATTCGAACGCCCAAAAAACTGCCCGCCTGACGTGTAGGCGGGCAGGGAAATGAGACGAACTCTACGCCACCGTGCGCTGTCTCACGTACCCTTCCAGCAGCTTTTGCACGCTCTGGCGGGTATGGTTGCCCTCGGCCCGTAGGCGAAGGAGGGGCAGGCCCGCACTACGGAAAGCCACGTCCTTCACGGCGTCGCGGTACTGCTGCTGGGGCTGGTCATGGCTGGCCCCGTCCAGTTCTATGGCGCACACGGGCCGGAAATCGGGCAGGGCCACGATCAGAAAATCCACGTGCTTGTCGCGCAACCGGGCGTAGGTGCCCTGCCGCTGGTGCGGGGGCGCAGTGATCAGGAACAAGTCGTTCAGGCGCACATTGGGGAACACCCGGAAGCCCTGCGGCAACGCGCCTTCCAGCGTCTGAAAAAAGGCCAGTTCACTCTTGCTGAAAAAGTACCCCTTGAGCTTGATGGGCAAAGATTCGGGAATGCCGCCCGGAACATGCGAAGGGTGGACGCTGGCGGCTTCCTCTTGCTCGCGGAGTTGCTGTTGGCGCTCGGCCTCGGCAGTGGAAAAGCGGACTTGGCCCTGCGGCAACTGTTTGGCCGAACGCTGTTTGGCCGGGGCAGACGCAGAACGCTGGGCAGCACCAGCAGATGTCGGGCTTTGGGTGCGCTTGGCCCGCGCCGCCATCATCACGGCCAACACCACCAGCGCTGCACCCACCACAAGCAAAATCATCAGCAGGCTCATATGCTGTCCAGCATGGCCTCCACGCTCTGACAGGCCTCTGTCAGCGGGCCAGATAAGGGTGGATTTTCTGGCAAAGTGGTGTTGGAGTCACCCTTGTGATTATTGAACGCTGAAGATAGTGGAGTTTTGTGTGTCCGGAAAAGTCGCGTGGGCCGAGGTGGGGAGAGATTCACTCTCTGGTGTGCGGGGAGCGCGGGTGCGGGCGCATCACCTCTCCGTAACGTGCCCTCTGCTCCCGTCTCAATCTGCTGTGGACGTAAACTAGGCGGGTGAGTCCCAGAGAAGTTCCGCAGGGCGTGCTGAAGGGCACGGGTCATGGCCCATTGCCGCCGATGCTGACGCAATACGTACAGATGCGCGATGAGGTCGAAGCGCAACTGCCCAACGCGCTGCTGCTGTTTCAGTGCGGCGATTTTTACGAAACCTTTGGCGAGGACGCCGAACGCCTCTCGCGGCTTCTGGGCATCGCGCTGACGCACAAAAGCAGCCGCGACTTTTCTACCCCGATGGCCGGAATCCCGCTCAGGACACTCGACAACAACGTGGAACGGCTGTTGCAGGCGGGCGTGCGCGTGGCGGTGGCCGATCAGATCGAGGAACCGGGCGGCGCACTCGTAGACCGCAAGGTGACGCAACTGCTGACCCCCGGCACCGTGACTGAGGAACGCCACCTGACTGCCGACGAAAACTATTTGGCGGCGGTGGCAACGGGCGACGGCTACGCGCTGGCCCTGCTCGACATTTCTACAGGCGAGTTCCGCTGCGCCGCCTTTCATACCCGCTCGGTGCTGTATGACGAACTGGGGCGCTGGCGGGCGCGGGAGGTGCTGCTGGCCCCCGAACTGGCCGGAAACGCCGCACTGATGGCTGATTTTCAGGCCCGCTTTCCGGCCATGCTGTCGCCCGGCAACTTCGAGGAAGCGGCGGCCCGCCACGAGCTGCACACCGTGCTGGGCGAAGTGCCCGGAACCCTCAACAATGCCGCGCTGGTGCGGGCTTGCGGCGCGGTGCTGGGCTATGCACGGGCCACGCAACAGGGCCGCCTAGAGATGGTGCGGCGAGTACTGCGGTTCGAGCCGGGGGCACACATGCGTCTGCCCGACACGGCGGCACGGGCGCTGGAAATCTTTGTGCCGCAGGCTCCGCAGGGCATGACCCTGATGGACGTGCTGAGCGAAACGCGCACGGCGGGCGGGCGGCGCAGGCTGCGGGCGTGGCTGCGTGCGCCGCTGCTGGACGAACTGAGCGTGCGGGCGCGGCTGGACGCCGTGGAAACCCTGACCAGAGCAGCAGATTTGCGAAACGCGGTGCGTGCCCTGCTGTACCGCGCTCACGACCTGGAGCGTTTGGCTGCCCGTGTCGCCACCCGCCGCGCCACCCCACGCGAAGTGGCGTCTCTGGCCCGCACCCTTGACCTGCTCCCCGACGCCGCCCGCCTGCTGGACGGCCACGAGGGGTTGTTGGGCGGCGTGCGTGCCCGCGTGAACGGGCTGCCGGAAGTGGTGCTGCAAATTCGCGCCGCGCTGGTCGAAGACCCACCGATTCGGGCAGGCGACGGCGGCCTGATCCGCGAGGGCTTTCATCCCGAACTGGATAAGTTAAAAGCTGAGGCTTTGGCGCACCG includes the following:
- a CDS encoding MSMEG_1061 family FMN-dependent PPOX-type flavoprotein; this encodes MNAAFTFSPAEVPMTVPADPHAVLSISALESLYPAPNASVSLKVIDHIDDGLRDSLALSPLCFLATASAAGHLDCSPRGDPAGTLQVPDPYTLLLPDRPGNNRLDSLRNIVENPEVGLIFLLPGVNEVVRVNGRARLSTDPELLGRFEVSGKLPRLVISIAVREAFMHCPRAFSAAELWNPERHLTPQQRPDFVSIFKEHVARNAALTGQTP
- a CDS encoding DUF2726 domain-containing protein, which produces MSLLMILLVVGAALVVLAVMMAARAKRTQSPTSAGAAQRSASAPAKQRSAKQLPQGQVRFSTAEAERQQQLREQEEAASVHPSHVPGGIPESLPIKLKGYFFSKSELAFFQTLEGALPQGFRVFPNVRLNDLFLITAPPHQRQGTYARLRDKHVDFLIVALPDFRPVCAIELDGASHDQPQQQYRDAVKDVAFRSAGLPLLRLRAEGNHTRQSVQKLLEGYVRQRTVA
- the mutS gene encoding DNA mismatch repair protein MutS, which gives rise to MLTQYVQMRDEVEAQLPNALLLFQCGDFYETFGEDAERLSRLLGIALTHKSSRDFSTPMAGIPLRTLDNNVERLLQAGVRVAVADQIEEPGGALVDRKVTQLLTPGTVTEERHLTADENYLAAVATGDGYALALLDISTGEFRCAAFHTRSVLYDELGRWRAREVLLAPELAGNAALMADFQARFPAMLSPGNFEEAAARHELHTVLGEVPGTLNNAALVRACGAVLGYARATQQGRLEMVRRVLRFEPGAHMRLPDTAARALEIFVPQAPQGMTLMDVLSETRTAGGRRRLRAWLRAPLLDELSVRARLDAVETLTRAADLRNAVRALLYRAHDLERLAARVATRRATPREVASLARTLDLLPDAARLLDGHEGLLGGVRARVNGLPEVVLQIRAALVEDPPIRAGDGGLIREGFHPELDKLKAEALAHREWIAMLELSERERTGIGSLKVGFNNVFGYFLEVTSAHLGKVPSDYRQIATLKDRARFTRPDLRDHEREIARLEGAAGRLEQEVFTDLRDGLAMHADALLEAAGAAADLDVLSALAEIAVERGWTRPETVSGFAEIVQARHPVVELSARGSFVPNDVTLDDTRHTQILTGPNMAGKSTYLRTVALCALLHQIGSFVPADRAELPVYDAIHTRIGASDDLAGGRSTFMVEMSELAAILHAATPRSLIILDEVGRGTSTLDGLAIAQAALEHLHSTRAHTLFATHYFELTRLETDHPGLINLHVAAEEDADAGGLTFYHQVIPGAARQSYGVEVARLAGLPAPVTARAARLLTALNTQGDDQKLTRELATLDLSRLTPMQALEVLHGWQRALVGGKMESRPSEAVT